A single genomic interval of Gossypium raimondii isolate GPD5lz chromosome 11, ASM2569854v1, whole genome shotgun sequence harbors:
- the LOC105788106 gene encoding carbamoyl-phosphate synthase small chain, chloroplastic, producing the protein MSIKAMDFSLRINPSICFTQNPPKPSSKLRFLTVRCSLPLTSDDAATGLAERPWKVADARLVLEDGSIWKAKSFGASGTQVGEVVFNTSLTGYQEILTDPSYAGQFVLMTNPHIGNTGVNFDDEESRQCFLAGLVIRSLSITTSNWRCAETLGDYLAERNIMGIYDVDTRAITRRLRQDGSLIGVLSTEQSRSDEELLEMSRSWDIVGIDLISGITCNAPYEWVDKTKSDWDFNSNGRDQETYRVVAYDFGIKHNILRRLASYGCKITVVPSTWPAAETLKVKPDGVLFSNGPGDPSAVPYAVETVKEILGKVPVFGICMGHQLLGQALGGKTFKMKFGHHGGNHPVCNLRNGRVEISAQNHNYAVDPASLPEGVEVTHVNLNDGSCAGLAYPALNVMSLQYHPEASPGPHDSDCAFREFIELMKSTKQAA; encoded by the exons ATGAGCATTAAAGCCATGGATTTTTCTCTCAGAATCAACCCATCCATTTGCTTTACTCAAAACCCACCAAAACCTTCCTCCAAGCTTAGGTTTCTCACTGTTAGATGCTCTCTCCCTCTCACCTCTGACGATGCCGCCACTG GGTTGGCGGAGAGGCCATGGAAGGTTGCGGATGCTAGGCTGGTTCTTGAAGATGGTTCTATTTGGAAGGCTAAATCTTTTGGTGCCTCTGGAACCCAAGTTGGTGAAGTGGTTTTCAACACTTCTTTAACAGG GTATCAGGAAATTCTAACAGATCCTAGTTATGCTGGTCAGTTTGTCCTGATGACCAATCCACATATTGGCAATACCGGAGTAAATTTTG ATGATGAAGAATCGAGGCAGTGCTTTCTTGCCGGTCTGGTGATCAGAAGTCTAAGTATAAC TACTTCGAATTGGAGATGTGCGGAAACCCTTGGTGATTATTTAGCAGAAAGAAATATAATGGGAATTT ACGATGTTGACACGCGCGCAATAACCCGCAGATTGAGGCAAGATGGAAGTCTTATTGGGGTTTTGAGCACTGAACAATCTAGAAGTGATGAGGAACTTTTGGAAATGTCACGTTCCTGGGACATTGTGG GAATTGATTTAATAAGTGGCATTACTTGTAATGCCCCTTATGAGTGGGTTGATAAAACAAAATCAGATTGGGACTTCAACTCCAATGGAAGAGATCAGGAAACTTACAGA GTCGTTGCCTATGATTTTGGGATCAAGCATAATATACTTCGGCGCTTAGCATCTTATGGCTGTAAAATCACTGTTGTCCCGTCCACTTGGCCAGCTGCTGAAACCCTTAAAGTGAAGCCAGATGGAGTTCTTTTCAGCAACGGTCCTGGAGATCCATCTGCAGTTCCTTATGCTGTAGAAACAGTAAAGGAAATACTGGGAAAAGTTCCTGTTTTTGGAATTTGCATGGGCCATCAGTTACTTGGGCAGGCTTTGGGTGGTAAAACCTTTAAGATGAAGTTTGGTCACCATGGAGGAAATCATCCCGTTTGCAACCTTCGCAATGGTCGTGTTGAGATTAGTGCTCAG AACCACAACTATGCAGTTGATCCAGCATCACTCCCGGAGGGAGTAGAAGTGACTCATGTTAATCTTAATGATGGAAGCTGTGCTGGTTTAGCTTATCCTGCTTTAAATGTTATGTCTCTTCAATACCATCCCGAAGCATCCCCAGGGCCTCATGATTCAGATTGTG CTTTTAGAGAATTCATAGAGCTTATGAAATCAACAAAACAAGCTGCTTGA